A genomic window from Roseofilum casamattae BLCC-M143 includes:
- a CDS encoding 3'-5' exonuclease, translating into MPKFDRIIVVDIECTCWRKQPPPGQESEIIEIGVATLDLASLQPLQKESILVKPERSTVSPFCTELTTLTPAQVKGGISLQSACTQLRKEFQTSDRIWASYGDYDRNQFQKQCRAREIKYPFGPRHINIKTLFALLSGLPKEVGMARALELLELPLIGTHHRGDDDAWNIAHILARILQTRAIDIVPQGTERVSM; encoded by the coding sequence ATGCCGAAATTCGATCGCATTATTGTTGTTGATATTGAATGCACGTGTTGGCGCAAACAACCGCCGCCGGGTCAAGAGTCGGAGATTATCGAAATTGGCGTTGCTACCCTCGATCTGGCTTCCTTGCAACCCCTGCAAAAGGAGAGTATTTTAGTCAAACCCGAACGGTCTACAGTCAGTCCATTTTGTACGGAATTAACGACCCTAACTCCAGCACAAGTTAAGGGAGGCATTAGCTTACAATCTGCCTGCACTCAACTGCGCAAAGAATTCCAGACGAGCGATCGCATTTGGGCTAGCTATGGCGACTACGATCGCAATCAATTCCAAAAACAGTGCCGAGCGCGCGAGATTAAATATCCCTTTGGCCCTCGCCATATCAATATCAAAACTCTCTTTGCTTTGCTCTCGGGACTCCCCAAAGAAGTGGGAATGGCTCGAGCGCTAGAGCTGCTGGAGTTGCCTTTAATTGGTACTCATCACCGAGGCGACGATGATGCCTGGAATATTGCCCATATCTTAGCTCGCATTCTGCAAACGCGGGCGATCGATATTGTCCCACAGGGGACGGAGAGAGTATCAATGTAG
- a CDS encoding RNA ligase (ATP), translating to MRKLAAIECIKSVQPVPNADALDVVRVRGWQVVTKRNEFQVGDLAVYFEIDSFLPIRPEFEFLRSSSFKRMGEEEGFRLRTVKLRKQISQGLVLPVSTFSELAEQTFSVGDDVTELLGVKKYEPPVPASLSGVVKGPFPSVIPKTDQERIQNLWESYATTLQDVAFEETVKLDGTSMTVYVRDGEVGVCSRNLDLKCDREATYRLDNRGNVLWRVALKLDLPNLLPQLNRNLAIQGELIGPNIQKNNEKLTEHTWFVFDVWDIDRQHYFSASERLSFVRQLGLKHVPVVSESIQVFRNFSSLVELLARADGPSLTANSKREGLVYKSVEPVDGEIISFKVISNRWLLKNES from the coding sequence ATGAGAAAATTGGCAGCGATCGAGTGTATAAAGTCCGTACAGCCCGTTCCCAATGCCGATGCGCTGGATGTCGTTCGAGTGCGAGGCTGGCAAGTTGTGACCAAGCGCAACGAATTTCAGGTGGGAGATCTGGCTGTCTACTTTGAAATCGACTCATTTCTCCCCATTCGCCCCGAATTTGAATTTCTCCGATCTAGCTCTTTCAAACGTATGGGAGAAGAAGAAGGATTTCGTTTGCGAACCGTCAAGTTGCGCAAACAAATTTCCCAAGGTTTAGTGCTACCCGTTTCAACATTTTCGGAACTGGCAGAGCAGACTTTTTCTGTAGGAGATGATGTTACCGAACTGTTGGGAGTGAAGAAATACGAGCCTCCAGTTCCAGCCTCTTTGTCGGGAGTTGTGAAAGGGCCATTTCCTAGCGTTATTCCGAAAACCGACCAAGAACGGATTCAAAACCTTTGGGAATCTTATGCTACTACTCTCCAGGATGTCGCCTTTGAGGAAACGGTTAAGCTAGACGGCACTTCGATGACGGTGTACGTGCGAGATGGGGAGGTTGGGGTTTGTTCCCGTAATCTAGATCTGAAGTGCGATCGCGAAGCCACCTATCGTCTCGATAATCGCGGTAATGTTTTATGGCGGGTTGCTCTGAAGCTAGATTTACCTAATCTTTTGCCGCAACTGAATCGCAACCTAGCCATTCAAGGGGAGTTAATCGGCCCTAATATTCAGAAAAATAACGAGAAGCTAACCGAACATACTTGGTTTGTTTTTGATGTTTGGGATATCGATCGCCAGCACTATTTCTCTGCATCAGAACGGCTTTCTTTTGTCCGGCAGCTCGGCTTAAAACACGTACCCGTTGTCTCTGAATCGATTCAAGTTTTCCGTAATTTTTCTTCCCTTGTAGAGTTGCTCGCTCGTGCGGATGGCCCTTCTTTAACTGCCAATTCTAAACGAGAAGGTTTGGTCTACAAATCAGTAGAGCCAGTTGATGGAGAGATTATTTCTTTTAAGGTTATCTCCAATCGATGGTTACTCAAAAATGAATCATAA
- a CDS encoding protein phosphatase 2C domain-containing protein: MPTQTASLHCPNPSCKTANAEHDKYCKTCGTRLVKRYLRATHPDLRPLEQVLDDLKPGQYLGERYLYKGYRIFLDTQPICFPDPPSEILPSVQTYLKLFAYRLHVPQPYTILESDKHLPQPLLLLESVPLNLPAIAAGKFKYSLMPRLETQWEDATPMRQLHWLWQLAQLWQPLKSLGAANTLLDSRFVRVEGPVVRLLELRGDRHKPPKLSQLGQTWLPRAKRANPLIHRFLQHWTQGLGEGRLASIDLAIAELEEALAYCSKMQTARFTIATATDSGPSRSHNEDACYPDPISKRQGTELSELSKPGEILPAIVCDGIGGHDGGEVASHQAISTLQTSLQGQWSDLIAASPTATASDRIERSIDLLDGAIRNANTTIAHRNDQEHRHERQRMGTTVVMAVVPPPIAQAHELYIAHVGDSRIYWMTKTGCYQVTLDDDLACREVRLGYNLYRNALQNRAAGALVQALGMGESSALHPTIGRLILDEDGVLLLCSDGLSDGDRVEQHWQEEILPVLQGKRKVGEATQSLIQLANELNGHDNATVGLIHYRIKATNITLKPLTDLFDRDRAEITSDPSQETTVPTPAPSLMKTELLPEVEETEAAIATSPSQSASITSLSIWIAFLSTVALLVFAAYHVVFSESPQPATQPMSVPATTPSASPEDVAPVEPPVSPEDAAPVEPPVSPEDAAPVEPPASPEDAAPVEPPASPEDAAPVEPPASPEDTAPVEPSASLEDTAPVEPSSQSLETIEEAPAAEVNPE, from the coding sequence ATGCCAACCCAAACCGCATCCCTGCACTGTCCTAATCCCAGTTGCAAAACAGCAAACGCAGAACATGACAAATATTGCAAAACCTGCGGTACTCGGCTGGTGAAACGATATCTGCGGGCAACTCATCCCGATCTGCGCCCTCTGGAACAGGTTCTCGACGACCTGAAACCGGGTCAGTATCTGGGAGAGCGCTATCTTTACAAAGGATACCGCATTTTCCTCGATACCCAACCGATTTGCTTTCCCGACCCTCCCTCAGAAATTCTGCCCTCGGTACAAACCTATCTGAAACTGTTTGCTTACCGATTGCACGTGCCTCAACCTTATACTATTCTCGAAAGCGACAAACACCTACCGCAACCGCTGCTGTTGTTGGAGTCCGTTCCCCTCAATCTCCCAGCCATCGCTGCCGGAAAGTTTAAGTATTCTTTAATGCCTCGTCTAGAGACTCAGTGGGAGGACGCGACCCCCATGCGCCAACTGCACTGGCTCTGGCAATTAGCTCAACTGTGGCAGCCATTGAAGAGTTTGGGGGCTGCCAACACATTGCTCGATTCCCGATTTGTGCGAGTAGAAGGGCCGGTAGTGCGCCTTTTGGAATTGCGCGGCGATCGCCACAAGCCTCCAAAATTATCCCAATTGGGACAAACTTGGCTGCCTCGAGCCAAACGAGCCAATCCGCTAATTCATCGATTTTTACAGCATTGGACTCAAGGTTTGGGGGAAGGACGCTTAGCTTCTATCGACCTGGCGATCGCGGAACTGGAAGAAGCCTTAGCCTATTGCAGCAAGATGCAAACGGCTCGCTTTACCATTGCAACAGCCACCGATTCCGGCCCCAGTCGCTCCCATAATGAAGATGCTTGTTACCCCGATCCAATCTCCAAACGACAGGGGACAGAACTATCCGAACTCTCAAAGCCAGGGGAAATCTTGCCCGCGATCGTCTGTGATGGAATCGGCGGCCATGATGGGGGAGAAGTGGCCTCTCACCAAGCAATCTCCACGTTGCAAACCTCTCTCCAGGGTCAGTGGTCCGATCTCATCGCAGCATCCCCAACTGCGACAGCAAGCGATCGCATCGAACGGAGCATCGATCTCCTCGATGGCGCTATTCGCAATGCCAATACGACGATTGCCCATCGCAATGACCAAGAACACCGCCACGAACGGCAGCGCATGGGCACAACAGTGGTAATGGCGGTGGTTCCTCCCCCCATAGCACAGGCTCACGAACTGTATATTGCCCATGTCGGAGATTCTCGTATTTATTGGATGACCAAAACGGGATGCTATCAAGTCACCTTAGATGACGATCTCGCCTGTCGGGAGGTGCGGTTGGGGTATAATTTATATCGAAATGCCCTCCAAAATCGCGCTGCCGGTGCTCTGGTTCAAGCCTTGGGTATGGGGGAGTCCTCTGCCTTGCATCCAACCATTGGGCGCTTAATTTTGGATGAAGATGGAGTGCTCTTACTCTGTTCGGACGGTCTCAGCGATGGCGATCGGGTAGAACAGCATTGGCAGGAGGAAATTCTGCCGGTTTTGCAAGGCAAGCGCAAAGTTGGCGAAGCGACTCAATCGTTGATTCAGTTAGCCAATGAGTTGAACGGTCATGATAACGCGACCGTCGGTCTGATTCATTACCGAATTAAAGCAACGAATATTACCCTCAAACCCTTAACGGATTTATTCGATCGCGATCGCGCTGAAATTACCAGCGATCCGAGTCAAGAAACAACGGTACCAACACCCGCTCCTTCTTTGATGAAGACCGAGCTTTTACCGGAAGTGGAGGAAACCGAAGCAGCGATCGCAACTTCGCCGTCTCAGTCAGCTTCCATCACATCACTGTCAATATGGATTGCATTCTTATCTACGGTTGCATTACTTGTATTTGCAGCATACCATGTTGTTTTCTCCGAATCGCCGCAACCTGCTACTCAACCTATGTCAGTTCCTGCTACTACCCCCTCTGCCAGTCCTGAGGATGTAGCGCCAGTGGAACCTCCTGTTAGTCCTGAAGATGCGGCACCAGTGGAACCTCCTGTTAGTCCTGAAGATGCGGCACCAGTGGAACCTCCTGCCAGTCCTGAAGATGCGGCGCCAGTGGAACCTCCTGCCAGTCCTGAAGATGCGGCGCCAGTGGAACCTCCTGCTAGTCCTGAAGATACGGCACCGGTGGAACCTTCTGCCAGTCTTGAAGATACGGCACCAGTAGAACCCTCATCTCAATCTTTAGAGACCATTGAGGAAGCACCAGCAGCAGAAGTTAACCCAGAATAA
- a CDS encoding alpha/beta fold hydrolase: MTISATDETSYPVDLSATATWMWRGFPIRYQGMGETGPPVLLVHGFGGAIAHWRKNIPVLGQSCRCYAIDLIGFGGSAKPIPDVEIQYTFETWSQQLIAFCQEIITEPAILVGNSIGCIAAMQAAVDAPDWVQSTVLLDCSLRLLHDKRRQNLPFYKRFGTPIVQQILGIKAIGHWFFSQIAKPKVVRRILEQAYGRPEAVTDELVELLIAPAFDPGAADVFLAFTRYSQGPLPEELLEVLPCPALMLWGTEDPWEPIAQGCQLATYPCVREFIPLEGAGHCPQDEVPELVNPLLLDWIVAEH; this comes from the coding sequence ATGACTATTTCTGCAACTGATGAAACCTCTTATCCGGTCGATCTGAGCGCGACAGCAACCTGGATGTGGCGAGGATTTCCCATTCGCTATCAAGGGATGGGAGAAACCGGGCCGCCAGTGCTGCTGGTGCATGGATTTGGCGGCGCGATCGCCCATTGGCGGAAAAATATACCGGTGTTAGGACAATCTTGCCGCTGCTATGCGATCGATCTGATCGGATTTGGCGGATCGGCGAAACCGATACCGGATGTAGAAATTCAGTATACATTTGAGACTTGGAGTCAGCAACTGATTGCGTTTTGTCAGGAGATTATTACCGAACCGGCGATCTTGGTCGGTAACTCCATTGGTTGTATTGCAGCGATGCAAGCGGCCGTTGATGCCCCAGACTGGGTACAAAGTACCGTACTGCTCGATTGCTCTCTGCGACTCCTGCACGATAAACGACGGCAGAATTTACCGTTTTACAAGCGTTTTGGTACGCCCATCGTGCAGCAGATTTTGGGCATTAAGGCGATCGGGCATTGGTTTTTCAGTCAAATTGCGAAACCGAAGGTGGTTCGACGGATTTTGGAACAAGCTTACGGTCGCCCGGAAGCTGTCACGGACGAACTGGTGGAACTGCTGATAGCGCCGGCGTTCGATCCGGGAGCGGCGGATGTTTTTCTTGCCTTTACTCGCTATTCTCAAGGCCCTTTACCGGAAGAACTCTTAGAAGTCTTACCCTGTCCGGCTCTCATGTTGTGGGGAACGGAAGATCCGTGGGAACCCATCGCTCAAGGTTGCCAGTTAGCAACATATCCCTGCGTGCGGGAATTTATTCCTTTAGAGGGAGCGGGCCATTGCCCTCAAGATGAAGTACCAGAATTGGTGAATCCATTGCTCCTCGATTGGATCGTTGCCGAACATTGA